Below is a genomic region from Triticum dicoccoides isolate Atlit2015 ecotype Zavitan chromosome 5A, WEW_v2.0, whole genome shotgun sequence.
taagctgtcgtttctgaaagtttggggatgtgatgcttatgtcaagaaacttcaacctgaaaagctcgaacccaagtcggaaaaatgcgtcttcataggataccctaaagaaactattgggtataccttctacctcagatccgaaggcaagatctttgttgccaagaatggatcctttctagagaaggagtttctcttgaaagaagtaagtgggaggaaagtagaacttggtgaagtattacctcttgaaccggaaaatggcgcaactcaagaaaatgttcctgaggtacctgcaccgactagagaggaagttaatgataatgatcaagatacttctaatcaagctcctactgaaattcataggtccacaaggacacgttccgcaccagagtggtacggcaaccctgtcttggaaatcatgttgttagacaacggtgaaccttcgaactatgaagaagcgatggcgggcccggattccgacaaatggctagaagccatgaaatccgagataggatccatgtatgaaaacgaagtatggactttgactgacttgcccgttgagcggcgagccatagaaaataaatggatctttaagaagaagacagacgcggatggtaatgtgaccatctataaagctcggcttgtcgctaagggttatcgacaagttcaaggggttgactacgatgagattttctcaccggtagcgaagctgaagtccgtccgaatcatgttagcgatagccgcattctatgattatgaaatatggcaaatggacgtcaaaacggcattccttaatggtttccttaagcaagaattgtatatgatgcagccagaaggttttgtcgatcctaagaatgctgacaaggtgtgcaagctccaacgctcgatttatgggctggtgcaagcatctatgagttggaacattcgctttgatgagatgatcaaggcgtttgggtttacacagacttatggagaagcctgcgtttacaagaaagtgagtgggagctctgtagcatttcccatattatatgtagatgacatacttttgatgggaaatgatatagaactattggacagcattaaggcctacttgaataagagtttttcaatgaaggaccttggagaagctgcatatatattaggcatcaagatctatagagatagatcaagacgcctcataggtctttcacaaagcacataccttgataagatattgaagaaatacaatatggatcagtctaagaaggggttcttgcctgtgttacaaggtgtgaaattgagctcagctcaatgtccgaccacggcagaagatatagaagagatgagcgtcatcccctatgcctcagccataggttctattatgtatgccatgctgtgtaccagacctgatgtaaaccttgccgtaagtttggtaggaaggtaccaaagtaatcccggcaaggaacactggacagcggtcaagaatatcctgaagtacctgaaaaggactaaggaaatgtttctcgtttatggaggtgacgaagagctcgtcgtaaagggttacgtcgatgctagcttcgacacagatctggatgactctaagtcacaaaccggatacgtgtatattttgaatggtggggcagtaagctggtgcagttgcaagcagagcgtcgtggcgggatctacatgtcaagcggagtacatggcagcctcggaggcagcacatgaagcaatttgggtgaaggagttcatcaccgacctaggagtcatacccaatgcgtcggggccgatcaagctcttctgtgacaacactggagctattgcacttgccaaggagcccaggttccacaagaagacaaggcacatcaagtgtcgcttcaactccattcgtgaaaatgttcaagatggaaacatagatatttgtaaagtacatacggacctgaatgtagcagatccattgactaaacctctccctagagcaaaacatgatcaacactagaattccatgggtgttcgattcatcacaatgtaactagattattgactctagtgcaagtgggagactattgtaaatatgccctagaggcaataataaaagcattattattatatttccttgttcatgataattgtctttattcatgctataattgtgttatccggaaatcgtaatacatgtgtgaataatagacaccaacatgtccctagtaagcctctagttgactagctcgttgatcaacagatagtcatggtttcctgactatggacattggatgtcattgataacgagatcacatcattaggagaatgatgtgatggacaagacccaatcctaaacatagcataagatcgtatagttcgtttgctagagttttccaatgtcaagtatcttttccttagaccatgagatcgtgtaactcccggataccgtaggagtgctttgggtgtaccaaatgtcacaacgtaactgggtggctataaaggtatactacgggtatctccgaaagtgtctgttgggttgacacggatcgagactgcgatttgtcactccgtatgatggagaggtatcactgggcccactcggtaatgcatcatcaatatgagctcaaagtgaccaagtgtctggtcacgggatcatgcattacagtacgagtaaagtgacttgccggtaacgagatcgaacgaggtattgggataccgacgatcgaatctcgggcaagtaacataccgattgacacagggaattgtatacggggttgcttgaatcctcgacatcgtggttcatccgatgagatcatcgaggagcatgtgggagccaacatgggtatccagatcccgctgttggttattgaccggagagcgatctcggtcatgtctacatgtctcccgaacccgtagggtctacacacttaaggttcggtgacgctagggttgtagggatatgtatatgcagtaacccgaatgttgttcggagtcccggatgagatcccggacgtcaccaggagttccggaatgctccggaggtaaagaattatatataggaagtgttatttcggccatcgggacaagtttcgggatcatcggtattgtaccgggaccaccggaagggtcccgggggtccaccgggtggggccacccgccccgggggccacatgggctgtagggggtgcgccttggcctatatgggccaagggcaccagccccaagggccccatgcgccaagagataaaaaaaggggaagagtcccaaaaggggaaggcaccccctaggtgccttggggaggagggattcctcccttggccgccgcccccctaggagattggatctcctagggccggcgcccccccccccaggctccctatatatagtggggaaaggagggcctctcaagccacgcctttggtgcctccctctccctctccaacacatcctcctcctccatagagcttagcgaagccctgccggagtactgcagctccatcaccaccacgccgtcgtgctgctgttggagccatcttcctcaacctctcctccccccttgctggatcaagaaggaggagacgttacgctgaccgtacgtgtgttgaacacggaggtgccgtccgttcggcgctaggatctccggtgatttggatcacgtcgagtacgccttcctcatccccgttctttaaacgcttccgcgcgtgatctacaaaggtatgtagatgcaatccgatcactcgttgctagatgaattcctagatggatcttggtgaaaccgtaggaaaatttttgttttctgcaatgttccccaacacgcaCCTCCTCCACGTTGCCCTGGCCGACCGTGGGGCCGCTGGCACCGGGATCCTCTCCGGATCTAGATGCTAGTCATGCGGCAGGGTGGCATCGGGGTACGGGAGAGGCACGCGGTGCTGCCAGTAACACTCCGCCTGGTGCACCGGCACGTTGACGCGATGCCTCGGCCGGCGAGCTGGCGCCGGCGGCGGAGGCAGGAGAAACTCCGGGGGAAAGGGGATGGCGGGCGACTTGCCCTTGGCCTTGTTGCTGCTGCCGGCGCCGGAGAAGAGCCCCATTTGGCACGGCCggggtggctagggtttgccggcGACAAGGGAGCGAGTGTGGCTAGATGAGGATGTGGGCTGGCTGGATGAGGACGGACCCGGCGCACAgtcggcttaaaaaaggacgactGCCATTGATGACGTGTGGGCCTCacgtcataaattaagctgaccagGTAGGTGACGGGCGGTTGAACGACCGCCAGGTGGGGCCGCGGCGGACACCGAGAAGACGCGCGTGGCGTCCATGccacgtccgcgccgacgcatttgggaCGTAAATTTGGGTCGCAAATGTGTCGGTGCGGACGCGAAACGGACTTCATTTGGGTTTGGCTCTTTTTTGTCCGTGCAGATCTAAACTGACGGCGGCGAACGAAATGGATCGCCCCATTAAAGTTGTTCTTAGTGCTCGTGCCGTATCATAATTTGTGCCAAACATTCGTCATATCTGCCCTTCTTTCTTCATGTATCGTCACCATTCCAAATGAACTCAAAAAACATGGCCATGTACATCGAGATTTATTCAATTCTGCGTGCCTGATTTACAAACTATACAAACAAAACTGTCCTACAATAATTAATCCAACTACGAGAATCAAATCCTGAAAAAAAAAATTAACCAATGGCTACCTCACAACGCACAGAGCGATCACAAAAACGCCGAAAGAATGAATCACTGGAGGGAGGACACGGCGCGGGCGAGCCTGCAGGCGCCGATCGCCGGCCCCGCGGCCCTCCACGGCGCGCCCTCCTCCGCCTTCCACAGCCCGTCGTCGAAGTTGCGCGCGTAGCCCTCGGAGTCGTACCCGCACCCGGCCGCCACCCTCCTGcggccgcgccagctcctcccccgCGCCCGCACCAGCATGCCCCTCGCCGGCGCCCACCGCCCGCTCCGCGCGGCGCACAGCCGCGCCAGCCCGCGCCTCAGCGCCGCCCACGCCCCGAGCCCTCCCCCTCCGCGCCCGCTCCCGGCGGCGTGGCTCGACAGCCTCTCGTACGACGTGGCGCCCATGTCAACCGACCGACAGGACAGGAAGCCTTCCTCTCCGCGGCTCGTGCGATGGATGATGATGTGTGGTGCTGG
It encodes:
- the LOC119297527 gene encoding uncharacterized protein LOC119297527, translated to MGATSYERLSSHAAGSGRGGGGLGAWAALRRGLARLCAARSGRWAPARGMLVRARGRSWRGRRRVAAGCGYDSEGYARNFDDGLWKAEEGAPWRAAGPAIGACRLARAVSSLQ